The DNA window CAAATTTAGTCTTGGTGTTCTTAATACCCTATATGCCAATAAGGTGATAATATGAAAATATTGATGTGTACTGATGGCTCCTTTTATTCTGATAGCGCTTTAGCTTATGGCGCACAACTTTTTTGTAAATCTCAAGAACATGAATTAGTCGTTTTATACGTCATGCCAAAAGTTCATGAAGAGTTCAAATTTTATGAAAGAAAATTCAACGAGGAAGTAAGAAAGCTAAAAGAAGTTAAACTTAAAAATGCGGAAACAATCGAAGATTTAAAAAATCTTAAATCAGTTGACATCAGCTTTCAAATTCTTGAAAATGCTTACAAACTTTTGATGAAATTTGGACTTGAACCAAAAACCAAAGCAAGATCTGGAAATCCTGCTAATGAGATTCTAGCTGAAGCAGAAGATGGAAAATACGAGTTAATCATCATGGGCCAATACGGATTTTCTAAAGCAAAGAATTCTGCTCTTGGAAAAGTAGCTTCAGCAGTTGTCACAAATAGTAAGGTCCCTGTTCTTATAGTTAAATAATATTATTATTTATTTTTACTTAAATCACAGAAATATTTTATCTTCGCGCTGTGTTCCATCATAGTAGTATGGACATATGCATCTTCCAAGATTTTACCAACTGCGAATGTGCCGTGAGCTTTAACAACACACCCTTTATGCTTCTCAAGAGCTTTTGCGGCATTTGTTGCTAGTTCTTTTGTACCAATATGTCCAGTTACTATTGGTATTTCATGGAAAAAGAATTTTCCTTCAGAGTCGTAAGGTTCAATCGATTCATCATGCAAAATGGATTCTATAACTGCAAATGGGCAGTGTGCATGAATAATTGCAAGTGCCGATGTTCTTCTGTATATCTCCCTATGCACTATAGTTTCACTTGAAGCGATAAGATCAAGCGATGAAGGTTTGTTGAGATCTACAGTGACAACTGACGCCTCCGTTATTTCATCAAGCATACATCCACTTCTAGTAACAGTAATACTATCTCCCACTCTAACGCTTATATTGCCAAAATGAGAGCTGA is part of the Methanofastidiosum sp. genome and encodes:
- a CDS encoding universal stress protein, yielding MKILMCTDGSFYSDSALAYGAQLFCKSQEHELVVLYVMPKVHEEFKFYERKFNEEVRKLKEVKLKNAETIEDLKNLKSVDISFQILENAYKLLMKFGLEPKTKARSGNPANEILAEAEDGKYELIIMGQYGFSKAKNSALGKVASAVVTNSKVPVLIVK
- a CDS encoding aldolase; translated protein: MWKEIGKFGKKLVDGGYLSSHFGNISVRVGDSITVTRSGCMLDEITEASVVTVDLNKPSSLDLIASSETIVHREIYRRTSALAIIHAHCPFAVIESILHDESIEPYDSEGKFFFHEIPIVTGHIGTKELATNAAKALEKHKGCVVKAHGTFAVGKILEDAYVHTTMMEHSAKIKYFCDLSKNK